The DNA region TTAATATTGACCTCTGCAACTCGATAGAGGCTGTGAGCGAAACCCGGTAAAGATAGATGATCTGTTGTCATGACAGTTAGAAGAGAAAGCACACTGGCACTCATTAAAGGTCTGAGAGAGACACAATCGTGGTGTGACCTTAGAAGAATGAGAGCAGGTGGGGGAATGATGCAGTGctgcataaaaaaagaaaaagtatgaGCTAATAGTGGTTTAAAAGGCAGTCAATTATACACCATATGTCACTCATTACTcctaaacacataaaaaatacaattatgcAGAATGTTatccctgaaaataaaatatcaaaccTGAGAGGACAACATTGGCATACAAAACACAAGATAAGTGGTTCTGTTTCAGTCATTACAGTCATTTAGAAATCTTTTTCTCCCTGTGAAATATTCATAAAGTTGATTAGTGTAGATTATTGGTTAGTAACTTGGGGTACAGGACGTCCTAAGAGGGGGGCTTTTTCCACTCTGTGGGTCTCATAATAAGATTTGCTCATATTATCTAAAACTTATAAAATCCCTCATTAAATACAAAGTGCTTCTGGTTAGAACATGCACAGACCTATTTTCTTATGctttaataaaacaattaaaatagaTGTGGATTTCTGACAGATAAGTATCACTGTTTTTGGTTTGGATTATGTGGGGGCTCAGCATCTCAGAGATACAGGTAGGGGGGGTTTCAAATataaaaaggttgggaaccactggtgtaggTTATTGAAACCAGTATTATAAAGAACGTTACAGATAAGATACACATCATTGTAGGAATAGTATAGAAAGACACATGGAATTAAAGGGTAATAACTTATAATaatgtttaactttaaataCATATATGAAATGAGAATAACATAGCCAAGGTAAAACATAGCACCAATCTCAtaacactttacaaaaagagCAGGTCCAGACAGTCTCTTTCTAGTATCATAAAGAGAAACCCAAAATTATTCCACCAATGTGGGACTGAGTtacaagaaaaacttttttctttaaaggggacatattttgccctttaagacaagtttatattgttctcagaaatccccaaaacatgcctgtgaagtttgttgctgaaaaagaCACTCTAGTATTGGACATTTGCATgtccaaaaaaaaccctctgtttcagccctgctcagaaccatctgtttctgtgtctgtggctttaaatggttattagctgtctgactccgcccctcccAGGAAATTGATGTGGCTTTATGGATGTGGTTtaaggagggcggaactttcttccaagagagccaaccaaacctgggcatcgtgaggggaaaatctgagaacagcttgtgctagcacacattttctgaaaggtggagaaagggggcGGGGATTTTTATGGTACTTTAGGGGATTATGGACAGGCCAgtggtacatatttttgttagaaaaacctgaaaaagtgatttttgcatactATGTCCCCTTTGAATGTACATCATACACATcccaccaccagggggcacttaaccaaaacaataacaacagatAACAAGTTGGGGGTGCTACTCTGCTCCAACTTCTCAATCGAagttgaggactctgttcaacaaAAAGCTGAACTCCATATGGTGTAATtactaaaaacatattttttgtttcccTGGTGAaattcacataatgagggagaaaagctgttaaaaatggcctTCCTGGTTAAAGCTGCAAGCCATTTGCTTCTGTTTATTTGCATTCACAATCTGGGATAGTTTGTAGCATGAAGCAGGAAGGtcactttaaacagcttttcttcattaggtaaattcatccatgaaacaaaaacagtgatttactGTTTACACCATATTAGAGTGCCGTTTTTAGTGAACAGAGTTCTCTTTTAAAACAAGTAGAAAACAACAGAGGTGGGTAGAGCTGAGCATGTTTGGTCTCTACTTGacctggaaatgtctagtgggacCACAATGTTAGTGAGGACAGAGGTGGGTAGGGTAGAGTTCCAGGTTCAGGGGGTTGCATaggtgacaaaaaaacacagctgataGCAGAGAATAATTTTAGtacatcacaagtaagcagcaaaaatttgaataaaatacagcaacagaatAGCAGCTCACGACGGTAGTTCGAACCTTTCGTATGTAGCGGTATTTGTCTTTACATCCTGCATTCTCAAGGCAATTATAGACATATTGTGTCTGTTATGACAAGAAACAGACCCtttctacattaaaaataaagagttCCATTGGATATATTCAAGGCCGTGCGTTAAGTAAATGTTGATTTTCCAGTGCAAAAATTCGACGAGACCTTTAACAGGTCAAAACTTTGGTCAGACCCAAACTCATTGGAAGACAGATGACCATCTGCCCTCTGGGCCAGCTGAAGAGTGGGAGAAGAAAGAGGTAACAAAGATGACTGTACAGGAAGatgaattaaaatatatatatttttaaatttgatattgTTAAAGCTTTGTTGATGAACGCAGCTCCTGCTGCACTGTGCGCACCACATTAGCAGAGCAGAGAAGGAACAGCAAGGGAAGATGTAGTAAACACTAATGCCAGACTCATTGAACTTTGTTTAATCATTAGCATCAGCTTCAAATTAGCACAAGAATTTCCTCTGCTGTAGACTGTACCAACCTAAGGGTTTACTGTGCCATGAGTAAGATAAATGAGTGTTTCAGTTACTTGAGGAGGTGGGACATTAAAACTACTGTCTACTGTTCAACTCTGGCGCCAAATGACATCAATAGCACAATAGGACAGCATTCAGGGCATACACTGGCTTCACATCTGTACGGTTGGGGGAGGTGTAAACTTGTTGTCCATCTTTATATTCAGTCAGTGAGACAAACATGCTGACtaagagacagacaggaagatGTTAAtaacaatgcaaaaaaacagcagaatgatGTCTAATAGAAACAATGATAGTGATAATATAACAGTGAGTAATGTTAATTTAAGCAGTTTAATCAGCAGCTGGTCAGCCAGAACAAATGcaatgaggaaaaaaggaataaatccacacattttcatgtgtttgcTCCATTGTTGTAGAAAGTCTCCATTGAAATAACTCAGAAAACCCTGAGGTGAGAGTCACGACTTCACAGTAAAATAGATAAATGACACTAGGTGGTAGCAGAGCTCCCTGGGGCAGGTGGAGCTACTGTTTCAACCTGTGCAATATCTCTCTTTCACTCTTGATTTATTCACTGCATATGCAGGGAGGACACACAGATCTATTGTTCAGTGCTGGCTGCCAAACATGCTCTTACATGTGGTAATGCGTCTGCTGCTTCCTTGTGTCTTTGTTGActtcaataaaagcattttatcTGTCAATCAGTCTATCTGGTAATACGTGTTTCACAGCATCCAGACCATCTCCTGTAACTTGGTAATGGGTCTTTTAGTATAAAGGAAGGCATAACACTTTAAGGTTTATTATTTATGGCACATAATAGAAAGCAATTACCTGAGTCATAGCTTGCAGCAATTcttacaataaaaaatgatgcTTAAGATGAGAGTTCACACGGAGTAAGAGCAAAAGGAGAGAAACAAATGGAAATAAGTTTGAAGATATTGTAGGTTCACTACTTTATTTCAGCCATTGAATAATtcagtacaaaaataaaacaacaagcaatgtcaaacattttcttcatcttttattattttacagacCCACAGAGCGAGTGACAGTGAGATGTGAGTGAGGTTACTTGACAGTACGGTGTGTTTTCCCTCGCTGGATGATCTCATCCCTGCAGTAACGTTGCCACGGACTGAGGACTGCTTTAGAAATAGTTTGCCACTCTGCGGACTGACTGGATGGTGGGGTTCTCCGCCTGCCACTCAGTGAAGGCGCTGAAGTTTCCTCTCTCCACGATGTACATACGCCCACGGTAGTTTGGCTCCTCGTGCAGCACCCAGCTGTTTGAGACAATAAAtgagtcatattttaaaaagaaaatacaaggaAACATGACAAATGCAGCACCTAGTATAATCTATAAGGTGGAGGGTAAAGGTTATATGATAAGACACATAAGCCTTAATTCTACAGGAAACTCAGCCAACAAATAATCTAGCAGATTAAAAGTACAACATGTAGAATTTTCACACCAGCATATCTGTTAAAAATGACTTCTCtatgtcaaacatttttgtcaagaACTAACATTATTAATGACATTTCAAATGGtattcaaaacaagagaaatTTTGGATCTACTTGGATCGCTACTGCTTTTCTCTCTGACTGTGTgaaatcacttttaaaaaacaatgcttTACAATGTGGTAAAGATACCATATGAGTGCAGTGTTCAGCAGCACATCACTactcattttcttttgttatttttatgattaacagccccctggtggtgggtTGTAATGTTGTATATTAGTACTACATATTAAAGAGAAATATAGTACACAACAGTAGTTAGGTATGCTAATTCAAGATAAAGTCTATTAAttgcaaataaataatgattGGATTGCGTTGTTCGAGGAATGTTAACTGTGGTATTTAGGaaatattgtattatatcatacGATATCGTAttgccaatcagagcaacaaaacacgtgacgtaaccgctaccgagctgcgcccctaccaaaggagtaaacgcCATAGAGAActgaataacgtgaaccatggcggctgtagacatgtcagtacacgacttttgtcgtttttgaaaagaaaacaactcactgctgttctttgttcttcttttaacgaagaaatgtcatcaagttctgataaaactggcgctttagcagcatccacgctaatctcttccgccataattgcaccagcttcttgttgctgcttgcttacgtcacgactctgccacacctgaaagtactgcccctaatcactgattggtcctgtcactttctaaccgggcccaaacagttcagacgagagctttgtaagatggatttgccagtgacaAACACGGACATTCATAAATTATACTATGTTATGACCAACACCGAATTAGATAGATTAAACTAGGAATAAATGATTATGTAAAAATATTCAGTTGATattattttgattcattttgcaAAATGGGGTTTAATTGTTgtatccagtgttaattttgtcgactaaaactatgtctaaaaatgtttgtcgacagccttttttcccacgacaaaaactgaactaagactagatagatctgtgatgactaaaacttacaagaagtaagtttagttttcgtcaaggtgaccaaaactagactaaaatgtaatttagttttcaccagacattaaaaatccatgatattccTCCACTGtggtcaaaatacaatgcatctgtatctcctTTGCCTCGTAGCAGTAGAAAACAGGGACCCCAGATTTGGCAGGGTGCACAGAACACACTCATACGACTCGGTACCAGATTCAAGCAAGAGAagaaatgcttggactaaaaccctagattaaaatgtgaggTTTTTTAtcaactaaactagactaaaatgttttggagttttcgtCAAGTAAAACTATAAATGGTAGAAATGtctaaaatgtaactaaaactaaaagacaagTAATCaagagactaaaattaaaaatagatgtCAAATTATCACTGGTTGTATcaaagggaatgataattttcCTGCAACTATCATTTTGATTaagatttagtttttttcaaacttttctaaAAATTTGAAACTTTAATGTTTGCTTGATGTGTCGAACGTAACATCTTTCCTGCAAAAATACGTGtgaaactgatattttgacacacatttcaggttaaacaAATACACACgctttaagatatgcctgggtaagatgtgaccaaaattttTACTTACagaattactttttattttttccttctatttattttattttcattcaagtGAAAGAAACATTTCTATCACATCAGGCTGTGTCTGAATACAGCTctgttcttgtgtttttatgcactttttcatgtgcttttgtcatattgccaaatttaaaagggacactttgaataaaaagtgcatgtttttcatcaaattgatctgtattggttcaaaatttatcattaccagctgcttactgggcgccGAACGTGTCTGGCCCAGCtatatttcttgattttaaaattttgtctagttgaatttgtaattaaATAGCCCTGTCCTACATATTGCGTCTTACTGTATTGCATGGTATTGCACAGTAATTtacatactgtactgtactgtattaCATCATATGGTATTGTAACCTATTACACTGTACCATTTTGTATCACTTTGTATTGTACAGAATTGTTTTGTGTCATATGGTATTGTACTGTACTGAAACGTACCGTCTCATATCATATCTTACCATTTTGTATAGCATGGTATTGTTTTGTACTGAATTGCATTGCATCATTTTATACAGTCACCATGCTACTCCCAGCACCTAATAATTAGTTGGTTATCATTGTATAGACCATATTCAATTATCTGTTATAAGGATATGGTATGTAAGGAAAGGTATGTCTATTCTCTGGTTATAAATAAGAAGGGCAAACACTCAAAAAAAGAACACTACAAgtgaaaagtataaaaatgtgtttcatggGACCATTCAGGCCTGTCAAAGTCTTCCTGTCAAGGCTGAAAATCTTAATCTAATTGATATGATATTTAATCAATTAACAAACAACCAACAAGTGTTAAGGGTGAATTAGCCCTTTAAAATTTAGGTAAGACTATTGTAAAAGTACAGTAACCTAGTGAATTAAACCCTAGCTTTTCACTGCTGCACAGATACGTACGCTCCATCTCCATAAACCTTGATGGAGTTGACGCAGTTCTTGGTGAGTCCTCGGGCCTGCAGGAAAGGACAGTCTTCACACAGCTCCACGCACTGGCCAGTGAAGTTGTCTCCCTCAAACAGCTCCATCCTGTAATGCTCTCCATGCTGGGGAGAATAATAATACAAACACTCTGTCTGAGTCATAGCAATAAAAGGAGCAAGGCCTCCAGCTCTGTGTGACGGGTGCTGTGCTGTGTGCATAAACACACCTATAGAAGTGTAAAGGTTAGAAGTGTGTGTGGAGGACGATCTCTATTGCCCACAGAAAGTGTCTCAAGTGctctaaatatgttttttttatcttcctGGTGATGCTGTCAATATGTGATGTGAAAAAACAGCAAGCTGCATCTGTGCCTCCAGGCTGCAACAATCATTATTCCTGCATCATGATAAACACAATTAGcattattctgactttgatttatcTGAATAACAGATGTGCACAAATGAGGCTGCACATATgccaggctttttttttctttaacaaccAAATATTTGTCTGTCCCAGGGGTTTTTCACACTCACTCTCATGCAAACACACAGACTCCTACCATCCTGATTGGCCTGCAAGAGCCCATGTGATCATTATGGGCATTCCAGCGCTGGAATTCGGGGTACTCTCCGTGCTCCAGTATGTACTGCTGGCCCTTGAAGTCTGGATGGTCAAAGCAGATGAAGGCCCCGCTCTCCACGCGCACAGAGTTGACCCTATTCATGAAGCCGCGGTCCTGGAGGTTGTCGCATTCGCTGGTgatctccagcttcctcccagtGAAACATTT from Cheilinus undulatus linkage group 13, ASM1832078v1, whole genome shotgun sequence includes:
- the crygn1 gene encoding gamma-crystallin N-A isoform X1, whose amino-acid sequence is MSQYSGKIVLYEGKCFTGRKLEITSECDNLQDRGFMNRVNSVRVESGAFICFDHPDFKGQQYILEHGEYPEFQRWNAHNDHMGSCRPIRMHGEHYRMELFEGDNFTGQCVELCEDCPFLQARGLTKNCVNSIKVYGDGAWVLHEEPNYRGRMYIVERGNFSAFTEWQAENPTIQSVRRVANYF
- the crygn1 gene encoding gamma-crystallin N-A isoform X2 codes for the protein MNRVNSVRVESGAFICFDHPDFKGQQYILEHGEYPEFQRWNAHNDHMGSCRPIRMHGEHYRMELFEGDNFTGQCVELCEDCPFLQARGLTKNCVNSIKVYGDGAWVLHEEPNYRGRMYIVERGNFSAFTEWQAENPTIQSVRRVANYF